ATCGGTGTCGTTACATAGTAAGGCAGATTGGCTACGACGCTGACCTTAGACACTCCGCTGAAATAATTGCGGAACAGCTCATGTAAGTCCACCTTAAGCACGTCCCCGTGGTGCACGCTTACATTGGGATACGGCTCAAGTACCTCTTGTAATATCGGAATAAGCCGCTGATCAATCTCCACGGCTGTAACTCTGTTTGCTGTCTGTGCCAGCTTCTCCGTTAAAGCTCCAATGCCGGGACCGATCTCCAGTGCGCCTTTTTCCTTATCCAGATCAGCGGCCTCTACAATTTTGAACAGTATATTTTGATCGATGAGAAAGTTTTGTCCAAGACTCTTCTTAAACGAGAAGCCATGACGCTGTATAATCTCCTTCGTTCTTCTCGGGGTTGAAATATCATCAATCCGTGTCATAGCTCTGTACCTCCCTCTTCCAGCTGAGCGAGCGCTGCTGCGAATTCTTCACGTGATATTTGAAACATGGCCAGCCGTTTATGAAACTGTTTGCCGTTACAATATCCAATGCCGAGCAGGTTGCCCATCGCCATCCGTCTCGCTGCAGCCTGCGGATGCACAATCAGCCCAGCCTCAATCAGGTCATCCAGCCCAATAAGGCTTTCCGATCCTTCAAATGACGTATGCAATCGTTCCAGCGCATGGCGAATCGCCTCCGGCGAGGCATTCTCCACCCCGATGTCTCCTTTTCGCGTTGCATCGGCTTCCGGAATGAAGGCATGCTTGCAGCCAGGGACCTTAGTGTCGATAATCTTACGGATCCGCTCTCCGGCATGGTCCGGATCGGTT
Above is a window of Paenibacillus uliginis N3/975 DNA encoding:
- the rnmV gene encoding ribonuclease M5, with translation MIKEVIVVEGRDDTVAVKRAVEADTIETGGSAINSHTLKRIALAQERRGIIILTDPDHAGERIRKIIDTKVPGCKHAFIPEADATRKGDIGVENASPEAIRHALERLHTSFEGSESLIGLDDLIEAGLIVHPQAAARRMAMGNLLGIGYCNGKQFHKRLAMFQISREEFAAALAQLEEGGTEL